A region of the Drosophila subpulchrella strain 33 F10 #4 breed RU33 chromosome 3L, RU_Dsub_v1.1 Primary Assembly, whole genome shotgun sequence genome:
TTATAATTGCGCACAGTAAACAACACAGAAAATCAGTTAGGTAATTGAAAACCTCACCATTTGGCTGGCAACTGAAAACAGTTATCGCTTTAAATGGTAGGCAGTGTTGTAAATCCAAACCTAATTGGTCTATAATTAAACTTCATAACACCTTATCGTCGCGCTTAATGTTTTATTGCACGTTTTAGATCTTAAATCGAAAAGGAGAGCTACGTGCGGTTCGATAAGGAAGTATgggaaatccaaaaaaaaaattcagctagactgtaaataaaatatattaataacaCACGTGTAAACAATTTAATCTATAATTAGGAGAAACAACCGATTTAATGATTGAATTCTACGGTAATAATTCtagaacaaataacaaattagaATGAAAAAcagctttaaaaaaaagtactACTATTACAGAATAAATAAttctaattattattatactaacaataattggtaaatataaaaacaattgtgTAAGTGAAATACCCTATTACTGATATACCCTAAAACTCAAGGTTTACGGTCAGAAGTCTAATCTCTGACAAATTTGCACAACAAACCCCGATTGCCATGcaaatattgaaaatttaaTCTATTGATAGGCTGCCTTTGGCggttaaattttgaatttcgaaagCTTAGTGGTAAAAATTCGCGAAAGCATAAAAGCTTTGAACCCAACACCCCTTAAATCGAAGGGAAAACACATTTAACATCGCGGGAGAGAAGGCGAGTGCGCAGACTAAAAATGAGCGCCACAGAGGTGAGTGTTTTGCTCAATTTTGTCAGCCGCTAAatggtttgtttttgtttgcgaCGCGGCTAAATTTAACAAACACAAAATAACTTCAACGCAATTAGTTCtaattttttgcatttaaataaatcacaTAAATTGAAGCGTCGCGATTCGTTTAAACGATTACGTATGCCAATATGATGCCAAATCAACGCGCGGGAAAGCCAAGCAAACTGAAAAACCACTTTGAAAAACAACAGACATGACCTTCAATTTCGAATCTGTTATGCATTATTGatttaacattttgtgtaaagtttcaaaacaaaaaatagtGAAAAAATACTcgtaaaattcttaaaatgtgAAACGAGAAGCAGCTTATCACTTTGTTTACTAGCTAAAAAAAGTGCCACCATGTGGTGCCGATCAAAATGTTAAGGTGATGGTGACATGCGAATGCTCTACTGTACTGATATAGAGAATATGtggaaaaaattttattatattatactaaaaaaaaacgtttttgaaaaattaataaattaatttcagacctataaaaatgtttgtatagaatttcaaaaatatttactttaaagGAATTTAGATGTTGCCatgtaaatattataaaaatttatttaaattgatatACGAAAAAAGATTATGTTAAGATTTGATAGTTCTAATAAACTCAAGAAGCGCATCTAGCActtcataataataataatatctaACCTTCTTATGTACATAACTCCCTTCGCGTATAGAATAAAACCCTTATGATTTAATAATATCAAAACCACCTCTTGGTAGAGTATACATCTTTTTAAAACTAGTTTGAAAGTTTGGTCAGAGCGCAACCCTCAGTTCTCCTCAAAACCGACGGCATTGCCAGCATCAAGAAAAATGCGAATTCCCAAATCCCTTGCATACTTTCAGGCACCCACCGGAAATGTGGCACAAAGACGCGGCAGTCGAACTAGTGAACACAGTGAGAACAGCGCTTCCGGTGATGCTAGGGAGCATCATCGGGACGAGGGGCAGAGACGCACCCCCTgccagtgggcgtggcacgtgGTCAAATCGACCTCCGTGGAGCCCACAATGTTCCTGTACATGTCCGCCTTCATGATCACCTCGGTGGTGGAGCAGAACTTCTTCCTGTACAAGTCCTGTCGCGTGAACAACAATTTCACGGAGGAGATCTGCCGGAATCTCAACAAGGCGGAGAACGAGGACTACTGGCGAAAGTCAACATCAACCAATGCCCGGTTCCTCCAGTGGGAGAGCATCTCCGCCCACGTTTTCACCATTATTTTGGCCCTTTTTTTGGGCTCCTTCTCCGATCGTCGCGGCAGAAAGTTGCCAATGCTCATGGGACTGGTGGGCAAGTTCATTTACTCCACGATGATAGTGGTCAATGCCAGGATGCCCACGTGGCCGGTGGAGTACATCATCTATACGGCCACCCTGCCATCGGCCTTGACGGGTGCGGATGTGGCCATTTTTGCCTCCTGTTTCGCCTACATCTCGGACATTTCCACGCTGGAGCAGCGCACCATTCGGGTGACCATTCTGGATGTGATCTACCTCAGTGCCATGCCTCTGGGCGTGGCCCTGGGATCGCATCTCTACTACAATGTCTTCAATCAGTCCTACGCGGACATGTTCACCGTGAACGCCTCGCTTCTGGCACTGGCCATTATCTACACTTTGTGCGCCCTGAAGGTGAGTTTGGCAGTCCTTCATATAGGATCATATAATACAagtcttttataaatataatatcttAAATCAGTATGAAATTGAAAGAATTTTAGGAATTTCTAAGCCCTTTAGAAAGTATGTGTTTTAGGTATTTAAACCAGCGACCAGTAATGATATTATAAAATCATAGGATTTGATTTTATGTAAGAAATAGCACACAAATTAATAATCTGCTTATACTTGATTCACCTACTAAGTGGGCCCATTACTTCTTTTAAAGTATCCTTTACAAAAATAGTTCTCCCATTTTGACTAATATTTTTTCTGCTGGGagtaaaactaaaaaaaatcatacCCATAGATTAGATACTAATTATAGTTATATGGGTTCTGTTTTAAGCTAGGTTTATAAAGCTTATAAACTTTATATATATGGGTGTCCCTACCTATTACTTCTCCAAGGTTTTTTTATCCATTAATTTATAGAGCACGGATAAAACCTAAATATTACGTAATGTTTTTACTGCAACTTTCAGTGGCAGACGACTCCCAGACAGCGTTCGTTGAGGGAACTGGGTTGGTGTGGATTCTGGGGTGACTACTTTGACATGCAGCACATGAAGGACTCGCTGACGGTGCTGGCGAAACCGCGAAAAGGCCACAGACGCAGCTTTCTCATTATCCTGATGATCAGCATGGCCCTGTACACATTCCAGCGGGACGAGGGGCATTACCTGTACATGTACACCCAGGGCAAGTTCAAATGGGATGTCAGTGCGTTCAGCAACTTTAAGACCTTCAAGTCGTCAGCCTACGTGATTGCCATGCTACTAGGGGTGCCACTAATGAACAAGCTTCTCGGTTGGAGCGATACGGTAAGTCCTACATTTCCGTTGTATGATCCTAATCACATACATTTTATGACCATTtcgattttaaaatataatttaaacccttttaatttattaatattattttgaagAGCTTATGGCAAGTTTAATGAATCGGATAGACAAATGATAAAATGATTGAATTACTAATATTTatcaaatggaaatggaaatggaaaatgttttcttatattaaaaacatattcGCTTATTTAACTTCCCTATCTGTCGTAGGCCATCGTCTTTGTTGGCACCTGGGCCCATTCGATAGCCCGACTGTTCTTCTATTTTGCCACCAATACCGATTTGCTCTACGCTGGAGCCGTGGTCTGTAGTTTGGGTCCGATTGTGGGTCCCATGATCAGGGCCATGGCCTCTAAAATTGTACCCACATCGGAGCGTGGAAAGGTATTTGCCCTACTATCTGTTTGCGATAATGCGGTGCCCCTTATCAGCGGAGTTTGCTATTCGCAAATTTATCTGGCCACCATGAATACCAATTATGGAGGAACTGTCTTTATGCTAACTATTGCCACCCAGATAGCTGTCTTTGTACTGATACTGTAAGTAATCACGTAACCCTTTGCTTAaccttttattaatttattttgaattttgtttcAAGTTGCattcatattattttgggCAAGAACTCACTGGCCGTTCCAGAAGTTCCAGAGAAGGAGAGCGGACTTATAAACCAAAAGGAGGCTATCCAGGAGACTACTTCTGAGGAGGATAAAAGTTAGCTAGGCCTGTACATAATACACACTATGATTCCTAAAAAAGACATGAATTCAGGGAAGGCAGCTATTGCATTGGAAATGTTTCCCATGGATACCAGTCCCATAAAAGCGCCttcaataaatataatatattttcctAACTCTGGTCTTGTCATTCATGAATTTACAGGTACTCAAATGGggatttttattaattgatTTATACTCTTACTCTTACAGGgttcaaaaaaagtttgattgagttgttatttattaaataaataaaaggagAGGTTTACGAAGTAAGGGATAGTAGAGAACATGATTTAAAAAGAAACCAattttaaagtatatattttttttaagtaagtCGAGCATCTGATGATGATCAGTGATCATCTTTCAaaggaagagttttctttaatCCAATTTTAGTTCAATTAAAAACTTACCCCGAGTTTTCTCAGAAATCACTTGTTCTTGGAGAGGGTGCGCTGCTTCTCGGCATGCTCCACCACCTGCTCGTCCACGAAGAGGCCCTTCCTCCGCCGGACACTGTCCATGTAGACCTTGGCTCGGTTGGCGGAGTCGGCCTTCTCACCGAAGTGCATCAGCTCCTCCTCGGTCGTCGGCAGCCAAAAGGGATCGATATCAATCACCTGTAAGCAGAGGCAGGGTGTAAATTCCGGGAAACCATTTAGGCACTTGAGACGAGACAAAGGAATGAGGCGTCGCTGTGTCTATGCGCCTGCGCCTCGCAATGGATTGGATTTGGGTTGGGTTTTTCTGCCTAGGTCGTGGTGTTTCGTTTTGGGTTCACGAGGCCCAGGCCCTGGGTCTTTTGTCTCATCGCCAGGGAAAGCGTGCATTTTCACATCTTCATTGTTTGGACTCGAGAGGCTGCGACAAAGGACTCGACGCTTAATGACTTTCAAAGGACGCAGGGACACGCATTGCACGTTACGTGATAGGGCAGACTCGCCAGGATACGCAGGATGAGGCTCGAGGAGAACGACGTTCCTCAAGTTCCTCAATGGCGTGAAGAGCGTTTCCTGCGCTTGATTGATGATTGCCTCCTGCGAGGCGAACCACTTGAGAATCTCTGGTGTGAGATCAgcattgttttgttttccttttttttttttcagcaAGGACTCAAGTCCCAGCGGGCGGGTGTCGAGCGGTTCGTTGGAAAAACTCAGCACTCTCCCACTCTAGAATTCATCGGTTTGGTTCCACTCTTTATGAATTCCGTCATCAATGAAGGAACTTGCTCGAAAACTGATTAAGATGCTGAGGCATTGGTCTTTTGCCAGAAAGAAATATTTCTTTGCACAGCAAAAAATATCATAAGCATTAGGAGCATATCATATcataaatattgttttaatatcGTACATGGGAAAGTTGATAACTGTTTAGATGACTATGTTTTATTActgaagaaaatgtatctgTTTATTAAGATACTAGTATATAAGCATTTAAGATTTCATTTAGATTTTTGCGCAGTGCGTGTTCTGGGCCATCTGTTCGCACTACGCTAAACTGCGGGCCCTCGAACATCTTCGCAATCCCATGTAGATCATTATCGGGCACAAAGTTTCGCTTGTTTAACAACAGCCAACAACGCCAAGTGGCCAAGGGATCGAAGGGAACAATGGGGGCACTTTAGGGAGCCGAGCAGTAGTCCTCGACAAGGTAAGGCAATCCCAGTTGGCAGTCCCTACTATCCCAATCCCTATCCCAATCCCAGTCCCAGTTCGCAGTTCTCGGTTCGCAATCCCTGTCACAACAAAACAGAAACGCAAAAGCGAGACTGCCATCCTGCGCATGCGCAGCAGCATCCAATCTTTCCATCGGtacccatccccatccccatccatACCTCCACCAATACCTCTACCCATCCCCATTCCCAACATTCCCACTCCAAATCTCGGGCAGAAAACGGAGGAGACCCTGTGGCAGCTGAAGTGCTCCAGAAGTGCGCAGAACTTGCGTCTGAGCCGGGCCAGACAAATGAGCAGCCAGCCACCAGCAGGCAGATGAGTGCACTGCCACAAATACTGGACCACTAACTGTCCTTAATATTCTAgatatgtatattttaaagaattctAAATAACTAAACATTAAGCACGTGGATAGAAATGCAAAACTGTTTAAAGTATAGAAATATGTTAAGCAAAGAAACAAGAACTACGACATTCTTAAGATGGTCTAGTCCATTggaagaaattaatttttaagctATGACTTGCAACATAGCcttaaaaggtttttaaaaaatactttttaaatataaacatcAGTTTTTCAGTACgaataatattatttagtaATAGACCATTTTAATTGCGAAACCAAACAAGGTTACACGCTTTTTGCCTTTTTGCCAGtgtccttttggccaaaaacCCACTTATAACATCCCAGGAAGGTGGTTATCCCCACTAATGGCTAAGGCTCTGTTCCCCCCAAATCTCCACCTCCACCACCAACATTCTCCCATCTTGAGGttgaaatattatgaaaaatattGGAGCGGCCGCAAAAACCGAAACCAAACGACGTGACATCAACACACACACTTGGCATGGTACCATATTATACTATATTATATGGTAGGGTATATCTCTCTGTATCTCCAACTCTCTTTGCACACACGTGTTCTGTATCTGTGTGGTTCTTATGagtggtgtgtgtgtgtgtctgtgtgtgagTGAATGTGTTTACCTGTCCAACCGCGCGCGGTTTGTATGCAGGTAATTTACGCGGCAGCTACCGAAATACGCTGAAGTCCGTCGGTCCGTCGGCCCGCTTGTCCATTTGTCCGCCTGTCCATTTGTCCGCTTGTCCGTCCGCGACCAAGACGAAGTTGAGATTATTATCGCGCGCCAGAAACTGGCTGAAAGACTGTGAAAGAGACCGGGCCCAGAGAATATAACTCGATTCGAGTCGAGTCGAGTTGATTCGAGAGACTTGGGGGCCTGGGCCTGTAAAAGTCTCCAGCGAACGGACAGCGGACAGTGGACGGCGGACGGCGGACGGCGGACGGCGGACTACGATGAGCGTCATTTTGACAGCCAGCGAGCGGACAATGCAAACCACGTTCCACttaagaacaacaacaacgatgGCAACAACAATCCTTTGGCCACTTGGATAAACACTTGCCTTGGCATGGATATATCCCTACACTGAGAGAAAGTACTGCCACCTTAGTTACAAAATGCTATATGTTAAACACTCTTTATTTCCGTCGTGTTAGTATGTAAACCTTATTATTTCCAGGTGCTTTAAGACTACCTCTTGCATAATACATATATCATAAATAAAGATTAATCTGAAATTCATAATTgaggattttttttttataagaaaaGTAATTTCCATGATATTTTAAATCGGAAAGAAAGACTATAGATAAATTTGGTAAGgtctaaaaaaaatcattttaactACGTTGGCTTAGTTATAAAACGATAGGCACTTGGTGCATTGATTATGGGATTTAGGATCCTTAATAACAGGGTCTCTTAAACAAAGAATATTACAGATATAATAAAGTATTTTAAGTCCCTGATCTGGTTATTAGTTTTTTTCCCAGTGTAtttgtatgtgtgtgtttatTCGCACCAGGCAGACTTTAGGGCACTGCCATGCTCTCCCCCGCCCCCGGGCGATCCCCCTCTCCTGCTCCCTGACCCCCGCCCCCACCACCACCTCCGCCCCTGTCCCAGCCCCGCCCCTTCGCTTTTGGCCCTTCCCCTACCCCCTCTCCCCCTCTCGCCCCACTCCCATCGACTGTCTCCACTGTAGACTTTCCCTTTGGTGGGGGGCAGACTGTGGCAGGTATACAAAACGAGTTATCagattatttgttatttgtctTGGTTCTTTGCTCACAGTTTGTTGTGGCTGTTATGCTTTTGAAGTAGTTCCAGAGTTCCAGAACTGAGGTCTTGCATGCAAAGCGCGACAAGCAGCAGgaacaccagcagcaacaacaaccagaacCAAATCATATGCAACAATCCGGACCAGAAGAAAACACGGAGCAGAGCGGCCTTAAAGTAAGACCAGTAGCCAAAGTTGTTAtgttatttctttttattttccttttttttcggtAGGCTGCAGGTCTTGACCCTCTTCCTGCCCCGACCCCTGTCCCCCCCGTCTgcggcacacacacacacgtaaTCATAATAACAATCTTCGGGTTCATCAAGTGGCCAGAAGAGATGAGAAGTGCTGCAGCCAGCGAGGAGTGGGGGAAAAACAAAAGGAAgcacaaaattaaataataacaaaagcGCGCAAGACAGTAGCCACCCGAAGAAGAGGTATTTGTCGGCTGAACAGTGCAGCCCATTGCTGTAAGGCAAAAGAAAGTTCCATTAGTGAAACCATTTCTTTATGGCACCcaaatgttgaacaaaaattggtatatatataaagttaCAGGCCACTAATCAAAGATATGAATTTGTGGAAACGTATGCTAAGGGATTCTCCA
Encoded here:
- the LOC119554576 gene encoding proton-coupled folate transporter; its protein translation is MSATEAPTGNVAQRRGSRTSEHSENSASGDAREHHRDEGQRRTPCQWAWHVVKSTSVEPTMFLYMSAFMITSVVEQNFFLYKSCRVNNNFTEEICRNLNKAENEDYWRKSTSTNARFLQWESISAHVFTIILALFLGSFSDRRGRKLPMLMGLVGKFIYSTMIVVNARMPTWPVEYIIYTATLPSALTGADVAIFASCFAYISDISTLEQRTIRVTILDVIYLSAMPLGVALGSHLYYNVFNQSYADMFTVNASLLALAIIYTLCALKWQTTPRQRSLRELGWCGFWGDYFDMQHMKDSLTVLAKPRKGHRRSFLIILMISMALYTFQRDEGHYLYMYTQGKFKWDVSAFSNFKTFKSSAYVIAMLLGVPLMNKLLGWSDTAIVFVGTWAHSIARLFFYFATNTDLLYAGAVVCSLGPIVGPMIRAMASKIVPTSERGKVFALLSVCDNAVPLISGVCYSQIYLATMNTNYGGTVFMLTIATQIAVFVLILCIHIILGKNSLAVPEVPEKESGLINQKEAIQETTSEEDKS